Within bacterium, the genomic segment TGAAATCCAATATCGTAACGGTTTTTTTTACGATCATGCTACGCTAAATGATGACGGCAAGGCACGCGTCATAGGTATTGAAGTTACGATTCAAAAAAAATTAGCACGACGCTTTTACGGTATTATCAGCGGTACTTACTATCAATCGCGGTATAAAGGACTCGATCATCGTTGGCGCGACCGCGTTTTTGATAACCGATTTATTGCGGGGATAGAAGGCGGCTTTAAACCGAATGCAAAATGGGAGTACAGCGGACGATTCATTATCGCCGGAGGTGCGCCCTATACACCATTTAACGTGCCGGCTTCGGAAGCGGCGCAGCAAGCTGTATTTGATGTGAATCAGATTAATGCTAAACGGTATCCGGTGTATCATTCGATGAACTTGCGCGCAGATCGGAGATTTCAATTGAGCGGAAGTAATCTCATTACGTATATCAGTCTATGGAATGTGTACAATCAAAAAAATGTAGCTTCGTATTATTGGAATGAAATCGAAAACAAAAAGGATAAAGCCTACCAGTGGGGGTTCGTACCGGTTTTTGGGTTGGAATATGAATTTTAATGCATACTCTCTCTTCACAAAACCGCTTCCATCCGAAGCGGTTTTTTTGTTAAAAATCGTTTGACAGCGACATACGTGTTCCCTATATTCTCCATGTGTTTGATCCCCTAACCCCCTCTATACGAAAGGAGATTTTGATCAGACAATTGCTACGGTTTCAATGACGCGAAAGCGATCTGATTAAAACTCACTCAGCCTTATTTCCGGTTGTTGTTATACGTCAAAGAAACGAAAATTTCTTTGTATTGGTTTTTTTAAATTTATTATCTTACAGGAGGTTTATCGTAGTACACTTTGCTAAAGGGAAAATCAACACTAACTTCTAAGAATCTTATTGGAGAAAAGAAATATATGCAGGTATCATGTTTGAAAAATAGCAACATTGTTGCGGCGATTTTTTTGATGTTCGTTTGCTCTTTTGAAACACAAGCCCAGACGAGTGAAGCGGGAGTTCTCTTTTTGCTTGTACCTCCGGGCGCACGACACAACGGTATGGGCCAAACCGGTGTATCAACGGCTAACGATGCCAACGCCATTTACTACAATCCCGGTGCACTGGGATTTATTGCAACGCAAGAAACGCCTCGCGATGTCCAGTTTATGCACGTCAATTGGTTGCCGCAGTTCAACCTCAGTGATCTTTTTTATGACTACGGCTCTGTTGTTATGTATTTGCCGGATATCGGCGTTGTCGGATACAACTTCACCTATTTTAATATCGGCGAACAACAGCGTACCAATGCCGCCGGCGATGATCTCGGAACGATTCATAGCTACGAATTGTCCACCGGAGTGACCTACGCTACAAAAATGACCGAAGATTGGGGTATTGGCGGCAATTTCAAATTTATCTATAGCAGTCTTGATAATAAAAAAGGGGCAGACAATAATACGGCTGAAGTTCAAAACGGCGTCGGCAGTTCCGTTGCGATAGATATTGGCGTGATGAAAAAAAACTTTTTCGTTGAAGACCTTACTTTCGGGGCGAGCCTTGTCAATGTCGGTCCGAGCATCGCTTATGCGGATGAAGATCAAGCGGATCCCTTACCGACTAATTTGCGTTTAGGTGTGTCGTATCCGGCCTACCAATCCGAATTTAATAATGTTCTTGTCGCCTACGAAATCAATCGCCAAATTGTACGCGGACGCAGCACCGGTTCAGATCCTTTGATCAGCGGCAATTCTAAGTTTTTTACACGCTCGGCGATCTTTACAACATGGGCTGACAATGGATGGCATCGTTTAGGACATAACATCGGAGCTGAATACACCTATTCGGATTTCGTAGCTATGCGAACGGGTACATCACTTGATTTTGCCGGTAAACTTTATGATCTGACATTTGGTGTAGGTATTCGTTATGATGTATTCAAAATTGATTTTGCGTACTCTACAGGTTTGACGGAACGCTTCAATGCGAGAGACGGGTCGCAGTTTTACAGCATCGGCGTTCGTTTCTGATATCAATTTTTTAATGTATGTTCAGAGCCGAATTCTCCGCGCGTGAATTCGGCTTTTTTATATCTATCAATATTTCTAAAAAATCATGAAAAAAGTTTTTTTGTTTTTCGTCCTGTGTGTTTTTTACGGAGTTCATGGGCAGTCCAATCTGCAACGCGCCTTCACATCCAAAAAAGATTTCGCTTCCAAAAGTAAAACGAGCGGTCCGCTCCGAGTTTTAGCGCTAAGGGTTCAATTTAAAGCGGATAACAGCGGACAAACTACAGGGAATGGCCGCTTTGATTTGCGGGATCTGCGTGACTCGCTACGCATTGATCCGGCGCCCCACGACAAGCGTTATTTCGAAGATCATTTGCTGAGTATGCGTAATTATTTTTATGATGTATCGGACGGCGCACTGGATATTACTTATACCGTAAAGCCGAATGGGGACACCGCCGCATATAATCTTTCAAGGACGATGGAGTATTATGGTCGTATCGTTTCCCGCGACGAACGCGACGAACTTTTGGCTGAACTTTTGCATGATGCGATAACAACGGCCGATACCACGGATGGCATTGATTTTTCACAATACGACCACGTTATTGTTTTTCATGCCGGAGTCGGACAGGATTTTAGCTTGGAAGATGCGACACCTCGCGATATACCCTCACGTTTTGTGACACCGTCAGTCGTTGATCAAAAATACAGCGGAGGAATTTCGGTCAATAACGGTGCGCATCACGTCCAATCCGGCATCATCGTTCCGGAAACGGAAAGTCAATATTTCACCGATGCTGTTTTAGGTGTTGAGGTTTTTCGTGAAATCGGGCTGAACGGTATTTTGATTGCCAATTTTGGCAGTGCGCTCGGCATGCCGGATATGTTTAATACCGATCAGGGAACGCCCGGCATTGGCGTTTTTGGCCTCGAAGATCAAGGTGCTGTCAACGGTGACGGCATGATCCCTGCCGAACCTGATCCATGGACTAAAATATATATGGGTTGGGCGCAACCCATCGTTGTTACCGATACTATCCATGCGCAACTGCAGTCTCGTAAAACGGCAGGGCATTCGGTAATATTAAAAGTTCCTGTTTCGGCATCCGAATACTATCTCATCGAAAACAGGCAACGTGACGTTATTTCCAATACCCTGTCACCGGAAACATTAATTCGAATTGACACGATATATAATGTGGACAATACGATTGATGAGATAGACACGGCTTACATGACGGGAGTCGAGCGCTCACCCGTCAGCGGCGTAATAACCAAAGTGGATGAATACGACAGTGCTTTACCAGGCAGTGGTTTGTTGATATGGCATGTGGATGAAAATGTCATCGCGGCTAATCTCAGTGATAACGCGATCAATAATAATATCGAACGTCGCGGTGTTCGCGTAGTGGAAGGATCCGGTTCGCAGGATATCGGGCGCAATTTTCAGAGTTTTTTTGGAACGACCGTCGGTGCCGGAGATAAGTATGATTTTTTCTTTCACGGTAATGAAGGGTTTAGGTTCTACAATAAAAAAACAGATTCGGTGTTTTTTGATTCTAAATCTGTACCGGCCGCACTAACTTACGATCGCGCATCGACCGGCGTACGTATCACCGGTATCAGTGTGCGCCAACCGGTCATGGCATTTAATCTGCAAACATCGCTTCAACAAAATGGGTTTCCTCAATATACGGGCGTCACCATACCTCAAGCCGGGTTGACATGGGGTAACATTCAGGGCGACGCCCAAAAAGAAATCATAGCGGTTAGTGAAAAAGGTTTGGTTTTTGTTTGGCAAGCGAATGGATCTGAAGTGATAGATCGCGATCAGACTATTACGGATCATCGTTTGGGCCAAGATTCAGTTCAGTTTGCGTATGCGTGGATTTCGAATCTTGATGATTCTGTAGCCGGTGGACCGGCGATATCCGATTTGGATCAGGATGGTTATGATGAAATCATCATTACGACTAAAAGCGGTAAAATTTTTGCCCTGCGTGGCACCGATGGTAATAACGATAAAATAGCCGATACTTTATTTGTGTACCTTACCGGTCAGACGATCACAACTTCCGCGATGGTATTACCCGATCGGCGAATTGTCGTCGGAACTTCGACGGGGAATATAATTATCTTACATCCTAATGGAGTTTTCGATGCTACTCTGGCGTTGAGTTCGGCGATAAGAGCAATTGCGCGATTGGAAAACGATTATTTGGTTGTAGCGACAAGACAACATATTGCGAAAGTCAATTTGAACAATATGACATTCACGTCGGACGCATATGTTCCTGCATCAGGTTCTGTTTGGCTGGTAGCAGGCGATATGGATCAAAATGGCGTCAATTCCATTATCGCAGCAAACGGAAAAAACATACATCCGTTTTATTCGGAACCACCGTTTACGTATGAATTACCTTCCGTTATTTCGGCACCGCCTGTGATCGGTGACATAGACGGAGATGAATATCCGGATATTGTTTTTGCTGTAGAAAACTTTGTATATGCACTCAACCATAATGGCGCGTTGGTAAATAATTTTCCCGTAAGGCTCAGTGATGCATACCGGGTGGATCAGATCATTTCCTCACCGCTTTTAGCGGATATTGATAATGACGGGCAATGCGATATTTTGATTGGGGGCTCGGATGGGCTCATCTATGCCGTGAATGCTCGTGGAGAGAAGATCGGCGGTTTTCCGCTCACGATCGGTGATGAAGCAATCGCGTCGCCTATGATAACGGATCTGGACGGAGATTTTGATTTGGAAATGGTTTCCGTTTCCGCTGAAGGGTATGTGTATAATTTTGATTTACCGGCGACGTTGACTTTACAAACACTAAAATGGCCAAAGTACGGACGTGATCTTTCACTTAGTCACTTGAGTAATGAAAGCAATACGCCCGATTCGGTCTCGACGGGAGTGCTCATGCCGGCCCGATCGGTTTATAATTATCCCAATCCGACGCGCGGTGAACGAACGGTAATACGTTATTTTCTTTCGGAATCGGCAAAAGTATCAATTAAAATTTTTGATTTGGCCGGTGATTTAGTAACGACACTTCACGGTCCCGGTTTGGCTCAGACGGATAATGAAGTAGTTTGGAATCTGGATCGCGTTCAAAGCGGCGTGTATTTTGCAAAAGTACAGGCTAAAACGTCTTCCGGGAAAAAGGAAATACGTACGGTAAAAATCGCCGTGACCAAATAAGAGTTTTTTTGATCGTTGTTTTTGGTATTGGCTTTTTTGTATAATCCCGCAACGAGAGTTTTTTACACAGATGGAGATACTTTTTTGTCCAAAGTAATTACATACAAAGATGCCGGCGTAGATATAGCCGCCGGTAATTCGACCAAAGATCAAATCAAAAAAATGGTTCGAAAAACGTACAACGCCAATGTACTTTCGGAGATTGGCCTATTCGGAGGGTTTTATCGTTTTCCCAAGAGTAAATATAAAGACCCGGTATTAGTTTCGAGCGCGGATGGCGTGGGTACCAAATTAAAAATTGCCGTGATGACCGGCCAGCACGATACCGTCGGGGAAGATTTGGTTAATCATTGTGTGAACGACATTTTAGCTTGCGGGGCCAAACCGCTATTTTTTCTGGATTATCTCGGGCTTGGAAAAGTACATCCGGATGTGATCCGCAATATCATCATCGGTCTGACGCGCGGCTGCAAAAATAACGGCTGTGCACTTATCGGCGGTGAAACGGCGCAAATGCCCGGGTTTTATGCGGATGACGAATACGATATGGCGGGTACGATCATCGGCGCCGTCGAACGAAAAAACATGATCAATGGCCGCACGATACGCAAAGGCGATATCATGATCGGACTTTATTCCAGTGGTTTGCATACTAACGGCTATTCGCTGGCCCGCAAGGTTTTACTGGAAACGTATAAACTGGAGCAATACGTGGAAGAATTGGGTTGCACGGTAGCTGAGGAATTATTGAAAACGCACAAAAGTTATTTGAAACCCGTTTCTGCAGTGATGGATAAAATTCAAATCAAAGGTATTTCCCATATTACGGGCGGCGGTATTGTAGAGAATACGGAACGCATCATTCCGAAAAAACTGAAAATGCATATCGATTGGTCGGCCTGGCAGGAGTTGCCTATTTTCGGATTGATTCGCCGCTTAGGCAATGTACCGCACGATGATATGGTGCGTACTTTTAATCTTGGCGTCGGCATGATACTGATCGTGAGTCCGAAAGACGTAACAAAGACGATGCAGACATTGAAATCTAAAAAAGAAAAACCGTTTGTGATGGGTGAAATAGGTTGATCGAAAAATCAACCCGGTGAAGGTATCGGAAAACTAAAACTTTAGTTTACTTACACGATTTTTGAAAACCGTCGAAGCCGGATTATAAATCACCACGCGATTGCGGCCGGTTTCCTTGGCTTCGTACAAAGCTTCGTCGGCACATCGTACCAAGTTATCACCCTCGTTGGAATCATTGGGATACTGCGCTACGCCGATACTGATATTGACGTTGAAATCCGTTTTATCGTACGGCGAGTGAAAATAACGATCCTGGAAATCGGATCGTATGCGGCTCATTACCATCGCCGCATCTTTGCTCAACGTCATAGGCATTATTATACAAAACTCTTCTCCGCCATACCGGCACACGATATCCTGTGTTCGCAATGATTTTTTTATAGTTTGTCCGACGGCATTGAGCACAAAATCGCCGGCACGGTGTCCGTACGTATCGTTGAATTTTTTGAAGTGGTCAATATCCACCATCACCAGCGCCAGAGGTTGATTATAGCGTTTGGAGCGGTTCAGTTCGACCGGCAAACGATCGTCAAACAAGCGGCGATTGTACACACCCGTCAAAGCGTCCACGTATGTAAGTTTCATGAAGTTGCTGGAAATCTGAATTGCGCGATCAATGCGCACTTCGAGTTCCTGTAAATCAAACGGTTTTTGCAGAAGGCCGTCGCCGCCAGCTCTGAATACATTTATTTTGGTTTCGAGATTGCTGACCGCCGTCATCACGATAACAGGAATAAGCATAGTACCGGGATGTTGACGCAACTGGCGTATCATCTCAAGTCCGTCCATTTCCGGCATAATGATATCAACGAGTATCGCATCCGGTTTTTCCGTCATGGCAATACGGAGACCTTCGACACCATTGGTAGCTTCGCGAATTTCAAACGAACGTTTACCCAAAAACTCCGT encodes:
- a CDS encoding PorV/PorQ family protein produces the protein MKNSNIVAAIFLMFVCSFETQAQTSEAGVLFLLVPPGARHNGMGQTGVSTANDANAIYYNPGALGFIATQETPRDVQFMHVNWLPQFNLSDLFYDYGSVVMYLPDIGVVGYNFTYFNIGEQQRTNAAGDDLGTIHSYELSTGVTYATKMTEDWGIGGNFKFIYSSLDNKKGADNNTAEVQNGVGSSVAIDIGVMKKNFFVEDLTFGASLVNVGPSIAYADEDQADPLPTNLRLGVSYPAYQSEFNNVLVAYEINRQIVRGRSTGSDPLISGNSKFFTRSAIFTTWADNGWHRLGHNIGAEYTYSDFVAMRTGTSLDFAGKLYDLTFGVGIRYDVFKIDFAYSTGLTERFNARDGSQFYSIGVRF
- a CDS encoding T9SS type A sorting domain-containing protein, with protein sequence MKKVFLFFVLCVFYGVHGQSNLQRAFTSKKDFASKSKTSGPLRVLALRVQFKADNSGQTTGNGRFDLRDLRDSLRIDPAPHDKRYFEDHLLSMRNYFYDVSDGALDITYTVKPNGDTAAYNLSRTMEYYGRIVSRDERDELLAELLHDAITTADTTDGIDFSQYDHVIVFHAGVGQDFSLEDATPRDIPSRFVTPSVVDQKYSGGISVNNGAHHVQSGIIVPETESQYFTDAVLGVEVFREIGLNGILIANFGSALGMPDMFNTDQGTPGIGVFGLEDQGAVNGDGMIPAEPDPWTKIYMGWAQPIVVTDTIHAQLQSRKTAGHSVILKVPVSASEYYLIENRQRDVISNTLSPETLIRIDTIYNVDNTIDEIDTAYMTGVERSPVSGVITKVDEYDSALPGSGLLIWHVDENVIAANLSDNAINNNIERRGVRVVEGSGSQDIGRNFQSFFGTTVGAGDKYDFFFHGNEGFRFYNKKTDSVFFDSKSVPAALTYDRASTGVRITGISVRQPVMAFNLQTSLQQNGFPQYTGVTIPQAGLTWGNIQGDAQKEIIAVSEKGLVFVWQANGSEVIDRDQTITDHRLGQDSVQFAYAWISNLDDSVAGGPAISDLDQDGYDEIIITTKSGKIFALRGTDGNNDKIADTLFVYLTGQTITTSAMVLPDRRIVVGTSTGNIIILHPNGVFDATLALSSAIRAIARLENDYLVVATRQHIAKVNLNNMTFTSDAYVPASGSVWLVAGDMDQNGVNSIIAANGKNIHPFYSEPPFTYELPSVISAPPVIGDIDGDEYPDIVFAVENFVYALNHNGALVNNFPVRLSDAYRVDQIISSPLLADIDNDGQCDILIGGSDGLIYAVNARGEKIGGFPLTIGDEAIASPMITDLDGDFDLEMVSVSAEGYVYNFDLPATLTLQTLKWPKYGRDLSLSHLSNESNTPDSVSTGVLMPARSVYNYPNPTRGERTVIRYFLSESAKVSIKIFDLAGDLVTTLHGPGLAQTDNEVVWNLDRVQSGVYFAKVQAKTSSGKKEIRTVKIAVTK
- a CDS encoding phosphoribosylformylglycinamidine cyclo-ligase, giving the protein MTYKDAGVDIAAGNSTKDQIKKMVRKTYNANVLSEIGLFGGFYRFPKSKYKDPVLVSSADGVGTKLKIAVMTGQHDTVGEDLVNHCVNDILACGAKPLFFLDYLGLGKVHPDVIRNIIIGLTRGCKNNGCALIGGETAQMPGFYADDEYDMAGTIIGAVERKNMINGRTIRKGDIMIGLYSSGLHTNGYSLARKVLLETYKLEQYVEELGCTVAEELLKTHKSYLKPVSAVMDKIQIKGISHITGGGIVENTERIIPKKLKMHIDWSAWQELPIFGLIRRLGNVPHDDMVRTFNLGVGMILIVSPKDVTKTMQTLKSKKEKPFVMGEIG
- a CDS encoding diguanylate cyclase, coding for MKVFANMTQDPIFAEPSNENNDNIIPKSRILIVEDDTAVRNMVTEFLGKRSFEIREATNGVEGLRIAMTEKPDAILVDIIMPEMDGLEMIRQLRQHPGTMLIPVIVMTAVSNLETKINVFRAGGDGLLQKPFDLQELEVRIDRAIQISSNFMKLTYVDALTGVYNRRLFDDRLPVELNRSKRYNQPLALVMVDIDHFKKFNDTYGHRAGDFVLNAVGQTIKKSLRTQDIVCRYGGEEFCIIMPMTLSKDAAMVMSRIRSDFQDRYFHSPYDKTDFNVNISIGVAQYPNDSNEGDNLVRCADEALYEAKETGRNRVVIYNPASTVFKNRVSKLKF